The genomic DNA ACCCCATTCACACATAATTGCATATTTGGATGCCTCTGTAGGAGAGAGGATGTTATCGGAGCCCTGGAGATGGTGAAGGAGATGCGAATGAATGGGCATGAGCCATGGATTAAGCACTCCAGTGATCTCGTCAAACGGCTATGCGACAAGGGAAGGGTGAGTGACGCGTGCAGTTTTCTAGAAGATATGGTCCAAGAAGGTTTTGTTCCCGACATAGTGGCCTACTCCGCGGCAATAAATGGCCTTATCCACGCCCACAAGGTGGATCAGGCGGTGGAGCTGTTTCGGGACTTGCAGAGCCAAGGGCGTCGGCCCGATGTGGTCGCGTATAACATCCTGATCAATGGCCTCTGCAAGGTGAAGCGAGCTCCGGAGGCGCATGATATCTTCAAGGAGATGCTGCAGGACAGGCTCGTCCCATCAATCATCACATATAACTCAATGATTGATGgttggtgcaagatcggggATATTGACAAAGCGCTGCTTTATTTGTCCAAGATGTCATCTGAGGCACAAAAAAAAGACCCCAATGTGATCACCTACACAACTCTTATCGCCGGACTGTGCAATGCGAGGAGGCCTGGTGAGGCCCTGACAATGTGGGATGAGATGAAAAAGAGAGGTTGTGAGCCTAACAATATCACCTTCATGGCGATGATTAATGGGCTCAGCAAGTGTGGGAGACCCGAGGAAGCCCGACTGTATCTTAAGGAGATGCTCGAGAAGGGGATGAGGCCTGAAATTTACGTGTATGTGGGTTTACTCAACGCTTTCATATCGGAGCTGAAGTTTGAGGAGGCGTTTGAGGTCCTGAAGGAGTTGCTCGAAAATGAAAGCTTCTCAGAGCACCGAGATAAGGCATACACAGCAGCTCTAAGGGATGTGATTGTCAACTTAGGTGAAGATGAGAGGACTTCTTCGGGCATCCGAGCTCTCATAGCGGATAGCCAAATTCCGGCGCTGCTTGATATCTTGGACAATCGAGTTCCGGCAGATATCTTGCACAATCGAGTCCAAAATGGAACGGGGGGCATTCCTTGATACGAGTATTCACCTAGAATAACCATTCGGAGATTATGATCATAAATTATTCTTACTGCAGTtaaaagtgtatatatatattttttggtggGGATAGACACAAGTAAATGTAACAATTTCTCAATCTCAATGAATAGAAGATTTCCAGTTGACATGAGAGCAAGTCTTTTCCTCCTTCAATTGTCTTCACCCTCTCTTATTCGAGGATACCTTCACAGCTGCCTCTAATTACTTCCCCCCAATTTTTCCTATCTATATACATGAATGAAGTACTCGAGCTACATAAAAGATCGCATCCGAGGCCTCACTATGGATTGTGCCCCGTCGACATATGTAGTTGTCCCAGTCATGAACTGAGATCCATCACTGATCAAGTAAATCACAGTCGAGGCTAGGTCGTTCTTAGGATTAAGCCATCTATTGAGTGGAGCCACATCCTTCACCAGGCTTTTTGCCCTGTCCCGGCCTACTGCCTTCGGGTACTCATCTGCCAGGTGCAGGCCCCGAGCAATCGCATTAACCCTGATTTTGTACTTCCCGATGTCCATCGCCGTAGCCTGGTTATAAAAGAAAGATTGCACCTGTCAATAGAGGATCCAAATTTCTAGGCATCTAATTTTGGAGGTCTAGCTATTCAATTTGTAATCCAAAAGCAAATGATCTTACACTGTTAAGTTATCATATTGTCTACAAAGGAATGGACCCAAACGGTTCCAGAAAGACTAATCATCAACATCTCACTCTCCATTAACCCATCTCTTATGATTACGTAAAATACTTTATAGAACCCACATTGAGAATAAGTAACATGGAGCGTGACCGCGACCCATCAATCAGGTGATATACTTCTAACTTTACACAAAAAGAAATCAGCAATCAAGAGTCAATAATCTTGCATAGTGTAACCTGGAACCCAACAGTTGGTGGCCGCTTCAATCACCCCCGACCCCAATCACCAAACGACAGAGAAAGTAGGGACAGCGTGAATTATTCGGAATACTAGGTGGAGCCAGTTTTATCTCTTTCCCAGACCAAGATAAGTAAGAAAGTGGCTTTTCAAAACTTCACCTTatcctttttatttcataaaaCATTTCATATGAATCATTCTGAAACAGCAGCATgaagaaacagagagagaatcTTATATGTATCACTTACACGAACTAGCTGCTCTACTCCTGCCAAACAAGAGCCATATATAGCAGCTCCAGGATAGAGCCCCCTCTCCCCCCCGATTATCGTTGTCAAGAACACAATGGAGCCTCCGGACTTGTTGTCCCGCATTCTCCGACTGACTGCCCTCAAAAGAGACCACGCTGatgtaaaatttattttaaccaTCTTTTTGAACTCGCCTTCTTCCACTTGTAAAGGGTCTTGAATCTTCCCTGAATTAGCAAGGAAATTGTTTGAGTGGTTTCAATTTTCCACAGCGTCGTTCATCAATTGCTCCATTTCCTAGTAAAAGCTTGAGCTGGGTATGACATGAATCACACTTTTGACCATATATATTTGAccatatatatgcttatacAATAGTTACGgatttaaataactttttcCTAACCAATATACAATCGCGTAGAGGGATTGTTTTATTTGATAAGAAAGGAGCAAATTTATGGTCAAAGATCCATTTCGAGCTTTGCAAGAAAAGATGAACTCCTTGATCCTAATTCTACCACCACAATTTTCAGTAAGATCTGAAAAAAGCAGTTACTATTCTTGCACATGCTTTTCCGCGAATCTCACCAGTCATAGGAAATACAAATGTTGCGCAAACAACATGGTGGTTATCTTCTCGAATAATTCTACCGTGGAATGAAAAAGGTACAACTGCTTTAAAGAGAATTGAAGGATAAATACTGCTGGATCAGTTGTATTCTCAATCTGGATTCCGGGCGTATTGCCATATGACCCTGATCAGGTCGTACTCACTATGCAGTCAAAACAGTCTACTATTTTAAGTTTTACCTTGTCCAATGATAAGCAGATTAAAAAATTGCCAAATCTCCAGTTGACCAGAAGAAAAAGGCTTTCTATTGTGacatccaaaaagaaaaatccccTATGCAAGTTCAGCACCAATTCCTAGTTGCTGCCCAAAAGTAATACCCAGTACACCACTAAGTATCCTGAGCCGCAGACATAAGTCATACTCAAACAGATCCATGAACGACAGTGTTCAAATTAATGTCAACCTACACGAGATTCATCTTGATAAATCGTCGAATGCTTCTATGGTCAATTTAAATAACCATTCCCTTGTCGGGTCATGAAGGTTCGATCATTCAAAGACAATCAAAGAGCTCGGCCGATGGTCAACCTTAAATGACCACGGATTACGCATTGCACTTTCAGTTTAACCAGGATTCCGGGTAAGTGAAAGGTTTGTGGGAGAGTTACCTTCGTAGGTGTAGCAATTCACAAAAGCATCCAAACCCCCGAAGAAATTCCACGCCTTATCAACAGCTTCCTCAAATACGGCCTCACTGTCCTCCTCCATGTCCAAACCGACCACCTCAACAGTGCTAAAAACACCCATGGAGCCAACGAACCGGTCTCTGATGATGCTCCTCAGCACTCCCCCATCTCCCATCAAAACCAATCTACGCAAATTAAAACCCGAAAAgaatgagaaaaaaagaatcacaGTTCTTCAGCAAAGAACAGGAAAAAGTTTGAAAACGTTGTTAAGGTTTATAgcgagggaaaaaaaaaaaagaaaagaatttttgcttctgacagcataggAAGCAGATCAGACAGAACCCCAAGTAAATCAGAACGAGGAAATCATCCTCAAAGATTTGCTTTCGACACTACCCAGAAAACAAAAAACCCAACTTTGTCTCTGTTCCTCGACATTTACTGGGCAAACAAACAGAAACAGGGGAAGCTCAGCTTCAGAACAGAGGAGAGAGCTCAACCTGCAGCCTCGGTTGGCCAAATGCAGGGCGAGACTGATCGAGACATCGTCGCCACTAGAAGTGAGCAAAACCCTCTTCGCCGGATTCTCCATTGCCGCCGAATCACCAAAGAACCGACCCAAAAGCTTGAACTTGTCCTGCAGAATGGCAAGACAAGATTGCAACTCTGAGATGCTTGGTCGGTGAGGCTTTATGCTGTTGTCGCTATGGGATTTATACGCGATATGGGAAGTGAAGGAACCAAAATGgaagttaaattaattaagtgtgaaaataaaatataaaattaaaaattatgtgAAATTTCGGGAATTATTCATGGCAGGTGGCGGGGTGGCTTCTGAGATCCTGTCCGCTAGTTTCCCCCTCGTCAGATGAAAGGGGGAAGGAGGAGGACCGATCCACTACGTCCGGGCACACAGCGGGCTGCTCTTTGAAAGCACATCGCTGCCGTTGAAAAATTCCACTCCCCGTTAAAACCAAAAATCAATCCCCCAAGCTAATATTGGGAAGGGCGATGTTGATCGGGATAAGGATTTTGAAGTTTATATCTGGATTTGATTACGGTAGGATAGGAATTTTTAAGCGACTAATCCAGTTAAGAGGTATGTCTAAAGCAGACGGAATCGGGAGAACCCTCGAATTGAGAATTCTCTCGATTTCAGCAGGTGGAGCCACGACACTGGCTATCATCCCCTGATTGGAGTCGTTGGCGCCCTCTCCTACTTGGGTCACAAGCGCTTTCTATAGCCTCGATTTCAtccaaattaacgaaaaatttaacgtcgtgctagaattattatcaaatcgaaagtttgtgcatttaaggaaaaaaattcgtgttaaaattgttaaaatatgaaaagtttgtgtttcttttgttattaaTCCTAATTATAACCTATACTATTATGTAAAAGTAAAAATCTCActctttatttttgtttccaAAATTATCAATTCTTTATTAACTCTAATTCATTATGACCATTAGATTTTGGACaagataataattttgttatataACTTTCAATCTTAACTCCACTTTaccctccctccctcttttTCCTCCCTCTCTTTAATTTCGactaatattaaataaaaccAGTGCACAGTGCAGACATACatcgaaaaatataaaatggagGCTCGGGTTTTAGGGAGAAGGTCGGGACAAAGAAGTCGGGGACATCTGAGGAACTTCGCTTTTTAATGATTGCTTTGTTTGGCATTCATTTAACCACCCCTTTCTTAGGTAATGTGGATTTACCAATGCAGGAGAAACCAACACAAGCCAATTTGTGACCTcaaataatttaaatgcaACATTACCATAATTTTGATGGATTATCTCATATTAAACGTCTTTTCTACAGACTGCATGGGATGCCATCGGCCcctgaaataaaataaggaacttaagattatttttatatatcaactcgaatttgtcatttttttaatgcatAAAAGTATCTTACTGTGCACTCTTTTAACTCTTTACTATGCATGCATACACCTGCTCGAATTTGTCAAATTTTTATGCATGAAGTTATCTTGATGagctctcttttattttttctcatgacGCATTAAGttcttttttaactatttattattttacttttcatttACCTCccctgaaaattaaaaattttctagaTGCGTCCCGGCATGAATGTATTGTTGGAGAACGAGTTTAAGGCTTGTGAAAATTAATAAGTTAGGCCTACTAGCTCTGGGTTTGTCTGACTCCTTCAAGGCTTTTGGAAATCTtgctccgtttgttttcaaagtcgtgatttaagattttaactttaactttaactcaaaacactacacaacaaaacacacatttcaaaagtcaaattggtgggcccatatattattaaaatataatcccattataattaattatctatacattccattcatttcatatttcaaaagtcaaactggtgggccccatatatttttgtcttcttctacaatcacaatcacaatcacaatcacaaattcgtgactttaactccgaaaacaaacgcattgATAGATTCTCCTTTCAACTCGACTCAGTCAATACGCGGCAGGCAAAGAATCTTTGAACAGCCAaaattaataacaataataataattattattattattatcatcatcattattatagTAGTAGTAAGTCTATACCATTCACCCCAAAAAAATCTTTACTAACAAATAATTTACGATTTTATAAGAAATTCTAATCAGTTCTTCCAAATATCCTTATAACAACATACGTTGTAATTTCATAACGTATGTAATTTCATAACGACACACGTtgtaatttcataaatattcaagaatattttattaattgtaaGTATAAGGAGGATACTTAGACATATTTTTTGAGaagatttatcatttttgtttattagaAACTAGAAACAGAGAAAATGGGGATAACGTGATATTTGAAtaaatataactatataaGTACGTGTATAAAGTTGTTAGCGGCCCGCGAGTCAATGGTGGAAAATTCTATGATACATACGCTTGAAATGCATGTATagtacatatacatatttatttgaaaaacttCAAGTgatttacttgaaaaaataCAAGTAAATTACCTGCATGTCCCATCCATACATCTTCAGCCCTATATTTTGTAGACCAACCAGTCAATGGCCCAATAAATATGAAAGTTTAATAATCCATGTGATGGAATACCATCAATCTATAtgccctttttttccccctttttttctcCCTAAACTGGCATCGATTTTTTAGTCTCGAATTTCTAAAGAGAAGGTAGAAAATGCACGCTTATTTTTTACGGTGAAAATGCATATTCTTGCTTATCTTTCTGCAAATGTTGAAACGGAATGTAGAGAAAAGGCAAAGGCATATGATTTCACAATCACGAACGAACGTGTGTATTTACTTCGATGATCAAACAATCATTTTTCTTGATGGTTTCATCACTTAAATATATGTTTTAGAGGTCTAGAGAAGTACACcttcatgttttttttttttttgctgagtaATGCATAGTTTCAATAATCAAAACGAAAAAGAAGCTACATAATTACCAAGGTTCGGATATCCCtgaaaaaatacaaagagAGTTACAATTTGACTTTGAGCCGAATTGGCCCAGATCATGATCTACGGTGTTATCCGACCTTGGAATCCATGAATATTTCCAGTCTATAAGAGAGTTcagaatataaataatatccGATACTAAACTCTTAATTTCTCACGGATAGGTGTGTGGGTGCAAAATGACATTAACAAGCATTAGTGCATCACAACGAAACCAGATCTTCGTGAATCCTCTTTCTGCGGCTATTGAGAGTGCAAGGAGAAGTACACCTTCATGCTGCttatatttattatgtatacatatacatcTTTTTTTGCTACGTACCCCTTCTCGTTATTATGTTGCttatatttattatgtatACATCTGAAATACCTTAAATCAGAGGAACTTTTATTAGTCTAACATTCGAGTAATTTAAATAGTATACTTCTTCCAAATCGATTGAAAATGAGTGATAttggattcgtggtcagcacatgatttcccctttttctcccttaattttttaagCGCTTACCCTCTCTTAGCCTTTATTCGATTTTCTCattgtttaatttaattaatctaagaatcaaaatcaaacttctATATATTTCGACGAACTATTATTCTGGCCAATCATAAGTTGATAAAAGATTGACgcattataaaaattaaacaagagaaaggaatatttatttaataaatatagttCACGTTTTGCACGGACTTTTCTCTCGTCatgtattaataaataattaaataattacgaaaaagataaataatatatgagaGAGAGGTTTCACATCACGTTACTCACGGGTCAACTAATCAAGACTTTATTCATTTCATGAGTCACCATGAGAAATTCAACTGGATCTGACACGCTAAACATCCTTCTTATTACTTATAAaattagatagatagatatacacagaaataaataaattaactaATCTAATGGAATAAAGAGAATCAAACTACAAGACAACGAGAAATATAGCCGACTTTGCAATGtttttctccttctcctcctgCTCCTCTTCCACAACCACAACCACAACCTGAGTATCGGACCGTGAGAAAATCTTTTGTCTCCTGcgagaaaattttagataatACTACCCGATAATAATACGATAAAAAAACCAATAATTAAATTAGCATATAATTCGGCAGTCGCTCGAATAATTAGTATCGGGCTTTTCCCTTTATTATTGCAAACTAAATTGAGATAGAATGATCAAAAAATCTCCGTCACCTAACATAATTAAATTCTGCTCCTGTCTATTTACAAAGGACGCAAGTggccaccttttttttttcctaataattattattttttggtggGAGAAATTATTTACTTCTGCTCGACAGAACAAGAATAAGAGGCCCACCTGCCATTGCTGATTCATTCAAGATTTCCAGATCCAACTTCCATCTGTGTAAATTATTGCCTCAGTTGTAGTTTACTGGGATCGAATCCCCTCATGCAAATTCTTTCACCTTTGGTTATTTGaaagaaacaataatttaCATTAGGTTATGGCCTATTGCCCGAAaagtggggggggggggggggggggggggggaaagATGAATTTTGATATAATGATGCGCCAGAACataataatgaataaaaaCTCGTTTAGACATCCGTCAGTCAAATCAGATTTGATAGACATTCCCGATTACGAAAGGCAACGAGTTGAGGTTTCTTATTGTTTGTTTATGACTTTGGGTTGGTTTTGAGTTGAGATCTTTTCATTATCCTCGTGATGGATGCTGACAGATGATTAATTATCCGATATTCTCtgttgattttgaaaaataacggaatttttcttttttattttttctttttaatttcctcGAGCTTCCTAGAAGGTAAAGAACACGCAATTGATTTCTTGGGTGGTTAGGCTGAAAAGGGAAACATAAGTTGCGTCTTCCAGCGGGGGAAGCTCGGTATTTCGATGCGCATCTTTTACTCGAGTTATTGTAGGCAGTGAAGGAAAGAGTTGTAGGTTACTTCGAAGATTACAAGGGAAACAGCAATGAGTGCATTATTATCGCATGATCAGTCGGCATGGATTGGATGGGAAAACAGTTTTCCCACTCAGTTTTCCTAGGAAACGCTGGAAGGCTACTGGAGTTCTGGGCCCATTGGGCCCATCGATTAACATGGAACGACCCATTTACAGGGCCCAGATATTGGCACACTCCGAAGGCCCAGCCCACAATCATTCCTCTGCTCTGCCTCCCTCGGCTCTGCTCAACGAAGGAAATACAGAGCACAGAGAGACAGGGACACAGACAGAGGCAGAGATGGTGGTGTCCTGTCTCTCTTCGTCTTCCCCGGTCAGCTGCCCAGGGATTCGAATCCGAGCACCCATTTCGGTCAACTCACGCGCCAGGTGAGAAAGTTCTCGTCTCTCTTCTTTAACATGCTCAACTGGATTAGCTCAGATGGTGCTGAAGCTTGGGAATTCACTCATGGAGGTCTCACTCGGAGATGCTGACGTTGCACTCGCAGGGTAAGCTCAGTTCGCCTCCACTGTTGCAGGACACATTGCAGTTACTCATGCTTCGAAGTAAGAACCTCTCTGGTCATTTGCATTGATCTCAGTCCAGTTCGCTTCCATTAGTTCTGTGCTTGAAAGGAAATGATTATGCTCAGGGATGCTACTTCGGCCACTGGCTGGTATTCGATGGAATCTAGAGTTGCACATCGGTTACTCAGAACACGTTAACGAGACTTTGATGCCAGATTTTGAGACATTTAACCCGGGGGACTCGATGGGCATGGATCGGAAATGTTGATGAACTTGGTGATAACAACGTTAAATTGGCAGTTTGCCACACAATTCTAATGCAGAAGAATCAAACTCTCTTCTTGGTTTGTTAGTTAAACGACGAAGTAGAACCCGGGAATTGGGTCGAAAGACTagccacttttttttttccctgtgtTAATTGATTTGCACTGTCTTGATTGGCTGTCTAATTTCTTAGTGAACTTGGGGTTCTTTTGTTCTGTAAATATATGCTTTCTTTTTATGTCTTGCGTGTCCGCTCGAAGTTGCTTGATAGAATCTTCTGAAGCTAGTTTAAGAGGAATTGCTATTGCTTTAGGTTAAGGACGTCCATTATCGACCGCCTGGGACTCAACTGAACCTTCTAAAGGGAGTCAGTTTCTCCCTTCCAGAGAAAAGGTACGTTCTTTCTCCAACTTTAGTAATGTTTGAGGCTTTAGGTTCATTCATAGTCTTTGCGTTCTTTTGTGTCGTTCAAGGCTTCTTAGAATGAAAATATTACATGGCTCGGAACAGTTACATTCATAGAAAACTTATGTCGTcaatgctctttttttttttataaactaAAAGCTCCATTCTCTGATTGCAGTTTTGGCTTGATTTTTGGCCAGAGTGGCAGTGGGAAAACCACTCTCTTGCAGGTCTTCAACATGTTTATCTTGAAAATTTTGCCTTTTTTCGGATTCCACTCGATATGATACTGTTTTCTCATTCTACTCAGGATCATGTGTTGATATTCACTGTCTgcattttcctttccttcaTGGGCAGCTCCTAGCAGGATTGAATGAACCAACTGCAGGTTCAATTTGTATTCAGAACTACAATGTCAGTGGTGATCTGAAAGGACCTCCAGAACCCTTGGTTTCAAAAAAAGTTGGGATTGTGTTCCAGTTTCCCGAGAGGTATGACACCCTTGATCTAAAATACAGAGGAAAGAGAGTGTTTAGCCTGAGGCTTTTGCAGCTAGATGTTGTTTGATTGGATAACTGAAATTCGATAATAATGGATGTGATATTTCAGCCGTCTCATTAGAAGCAAGTTGGTTTTCAGAATTGATAAATTTTGTGCTCCTGCACGATAGGTACTTCATCACTGATAACGTGCTTGATGAGATAACATTTGGATGGCCGAGGCAAAGAGGTACCACTCAATTTAGAGAGCAGCTTGCTTTGAAATTGGAGAGAGCTTTCAACTGGGTATGCTTGCTCCTTTCAAGTTGTACATAGCTACTTCGTTTGTACTTATTGGGTCTTTActgtttcttttttgcttttttgatTTCTGAACCCCTTTTCCTGATGGATGAGTCCAGGTTGGTTTGGACAGAATCTCACTGGGAAAAGATCCGCAATCACTTAGCGGTGGCTACAAACGCCGACTTGCTCTCGCAATTCAATTGGTATGGACAGCATAGGCATTGTGCTTTGACAATTTAATCTATAAGCATGTAACAAGAAAAGTGATTTGCAATTAGGATTATATGATGGACAGAGATAATCAGAGTTCTCGAAGCAGGCCACACATCGAAACATGTGATATTTTAGGTCATTGGTTCAGTGGCATTTATAATCAgcaaatacatattttaattaagcATTTAAGAGCATGAAATATGTGATTGCGGTTAGTCTGAGTCAGTTACGTAGAAAAATGGGTGCATAAGGTCAGTCCATGTACTGAGGATGCAATTTTTAAGGAGAGAATTAGATTGCACATGTGGCACCCCGAGTTCCCGGATTGTGTGATGTGATCCATTATAATTGTGTTGACTGAGTACCTGTAAGTTATATTGAGCTTACACTTTTTTCCCCAGGTAGAAGTACCCGATCTATTAATACTGGACGAGCCTCTTGCTGGTCTTGGTATGGGATTCGTGcccattatattttatataaccATTAATAATTATCTCAAACACGAGTATATCTGTAAAAATTACAATCATAGCAAATATATGATctgttgattttattttttaatatttgttttgTCGGATTTCAGATTGGAAGGCTCGTTCAGATGTTGTCAAGCTTTTGAAGCATCTTAAAAGGGAAGTAACAATCCTTGTCGTGAGCCATGACTTGAAGTAAGTGTTTCTTTTATACAATTGCtatgcttttgtttttttgccATTATCTGAGTACATGAAGAGATTGATTTAGATTGCATCCATATTAAGGATTTCTAAGATAAGGTGATCATCCGTGACAAAATTCATCGATGGAATGTAGGTACAGCTGTAAATTGTGAAATATATTGTTAGCAAGGAAAGAGGTGGTGGAGCAGAAATGCAGTTTGTCTAACCGTGACTTTATTACATGTTTGCCTCTCTATTTCCTTTCACATATTTTCAGTTTGAAAAGAAAGTGAAGAGGAGGCAACATAATACATCAATAGTAACCTCATTTTCTGCCTTTGTTTACTTCGTAAAATAGTTGGCATTTGCACGTATCAGTTTGTCAGCTTAAGAGTGTTAAGTTCACTATATGTGACTTTGGAACTCGATTGGAGCAATATGTACATTTGTGCCTCCAGATGCCTCTAactttctatttatttaattttgatgtGTTGGGGTGTCACAAAATATGAAATGTTATGATATTATTTACACTTTTAAGCTCATGGTTGATTATAACTCTTATGTATGTAATTTTACTTGAAATGTATCATGCTGCAATATATGCCTCAcagttttttccttttaaatgaGAAGATGAATGTGATTTGCACTTGGCCTTATGGATCTCATGTGATTTTTCAGGGAGTTGGTACGACTGGTAGATCGATCTTGGAGGATGGAGATGGGTGGGGTTTTGCGGGAAGAGCCACTGCCTCATTAACATTACTATGATAAGTGGTGTTGCCTCACCAGCATGCCCTTCCTTTTGGATCGGCTAGGTCCTCTATATGCCCCCATACATGATATATCAGATCTCATTAGGGAAGAATGATGACTGCTATCTTGAAACAGTGGGATGTAAGCAATAACA from Punica granatum isolate Tunisia-2019 chromosome 2, ASM765513v2, whole genome shotgun sequence includes the following:
- the LOC116195661 gene encoding uncharacterized protein LOC116195661, which gives rise to MENPAKRVLLTSSGDDVSISLALHLANRGCRLVLMGDGGVLRSIIRDRFVGSMGVFSTVEVVGLDMEEDSEAVFEEAVDKAWNFFGGLDAFVNCYTYEGKIQDPLQVEEGEFKKMVKINFTSAWSLLRAVSRRMRDNKSGGSIVFLTTIIGGERGLYPGAAIYGSCLAGVEQLVRATAMDIGKYKIRVNAIARGLHLADEYPKAVGRDRAKSLVKDVAPLNRWLNPKNDLASTVIYLISDGSQFMTGTTTYVDGAQSIVRPRMRSFM
- the LOC116196046 gene encoding ABC transporter I family member 11, chloroplastic; this translates as MISRHGLDGKTVFPLSFPRKRWKATGVLGPLGPSINMERPIYRAQILAHSEGPAHNHSSALPPSALLNEGNTEHRETGTQTEAEMVVSCLSSSSPVSCPGIRIRAPISVNSRARVSSVRLHCCRTHCSYSCFEVKDVHYRPPGTQLNLLKGVSFSLPEKSFGLIFGQSGSGKTTLLQLLAGLNEPTAGSICIQNYNVSGDLKGPPEPLVSKKVGIVFQFPERYFITDNVLDEITFGWPRQRGTTQFREQLALKLERAFNWVGLDRISLGKDPQSLSGGYKRRLALAIQLVEVPDLLILDEPLAGLDWKARSDVVKLLKHLKREVTILVVSHDLKELVRLVDRSWRMEMGGVLREEPLPH